The genomic window GAAGTGCCACGATCGGAGCTTAGTTATAAAGATTGCTCTTAAGATATGCCTTGGGAGTGGTAAAGGACAAGTGAGATGATcagattttccttttagaaataatCACTTGTCTAAAAGTCTAAAAGGAGCTAAAGGAGGCCTAGAGGTATCTAAGGAGGGTACCAATGTAAGGTTTAAAGTAGAAGAGTGACAAGatgaaatatgcattttaaaagaatcactaCTTTAAAGAAGCTTAAAAAGGTATAAATGGATAGGTGGGCAGCAAGAGGAAACTTGCAATCAGAGTAAGAGCCAAGGCTTCCACCATGTCTTCCATCCGCTTCATCTGCCAGGGCTGCAGGCAGCCCATGAAGTTGGATCAGTTCATGGGGACCTTGGATCCTGAGACCACCCAAGAATCTGCAGCTTCCACATTCACCTCAGCTCAGCAGGAGCCAGGAGAAACCCTAAAGCATGGCCCTCCCACCAaggcagagacagacagtgaAAAGCTGCAGGATGGTGCCTCCTGTTCTACCCACCCTGGCGATGGCAAGATGTCAAGGGACACTTCTAACAAGTTCATCTTGCTTGGAAAGTTTGACTCTGCAAGAACACTCACTAACATCCAGAAGACTATTAGGGACATTTTTGACATCCTCACTGGTGAAAAAGATATGGACCATCCGCTTTGTGAGGACTGTACTGACAAACTTTTAGAGCAGATAGACACCCAACTCGTTATTGTAGAATCTGAGAACCAGAGCTACAAATATTGGATGGGGAGGATATGTGAGGAGGAGACAAAGACCctgcaggaggagctggagggcctggagctggaggaggcgAGGCTGGTCCAGGAGctaaaggaggtggagaagaaCCAAGAAAGAATAGCAGAAGATCTTGAGGCAGCCCGGGCAGAGACCAAGATGCTGGACCAGCAGGACGAGCAGTACTGGAGGGACTACAGTTACTTGCAATGGCAGCAACTGGAACTGCAGGACGAGCTGGAGAGCATGAAGAACCAGCTGAGACATGCCCAGATCCAGTGGGGCCGGCTGAAGAAGACCAGTGTCTTCAGTGCCACCTTTGAGATCAGGCATGATGGTCCTGTGGGCATCATCAACAGCTTCAGATTGGGCTGCCTCTCCACCACCCCTGTGAGCTGGAAGGAGATTAACATGGCCTGGGGCCAGACAGCCTTGCTGCTCCTTGCCCTGTCCAATAAGATTGGGCTGGAGTTTCAGAGGTATCGACTCATCCCCTGTGGAAACCGGTCCTATCTGAAGTCTTTAACAGATGACCCTGTTCAGCTGCCATTGTTCTGTATCGCAGGACAGAGAACTTGCTCACAAGTCAAATTTGACCAGGCAATGATGGCTTTTTTGGACTGCATGCAGCAGTTCAAAGAAGAGGCTGAGAAAGCCAAGTGGGGTCTTTGCCTGCCCTACAGGATTCATGTGGAGAGTGGCCTAATGGAAGACTCTGGAAGCAGCGGTGAGTTCTATTCAATCAAGACCCACTTAAACTCAGAGGAACAGTGGACAAAGGCACTCAAGCTCATGCTTATAAATTTTAAGTGTAGTCTCGCTTGGGTCTCTTTAAGATACCAAGAATAACTTGTTCTTTTATGAGGGAGAGGgagtttttttttgctttaaaatattttatttgagaaaagtatCAGAAATTGTAAAATTGAAAGATATAACAtgcttataattttaaagataaatggcAACCCAAACATTAATTGTTCAGAGCAAACCAAAAGCCATTACTATTTTTCCCTGCATGTCTTTGTCCTCCCTTCCTTGTACTTTCctgttccctccttccccaccccaacaaACATCCAAAATGGCAGCAAAGATTGAATTACAAGATGACCAGATTAGATGTGTTACTAGTACAAAAAAAGGATCAAGAGATGCTGAGGGAAAGCACAAGggtggggctgagggaagggggtGGTGAGGAGAAAGCGGAGTCTTCATAATGGTATTTGGGCCACTAATGTATGTAGAGGGACTTTCGCAGGGAGGGTGGATATTCAAAGATACTATGTTTTTGCAGCTGTGTGCAATGTAAACCCCTCCTTCATCTCTGAAGAGCTTTCAGTAAAATTCTACATGTTCTTTAGTGATTTAAAAGTGAGAAGTGTGTCATATTGGGTTGTGCCCTTATGTTGAGACTGACCTGGTGGGGGTGTGGCCAAAGAGGACTGGTAACATCTTGGTTGATAGGCccatccactcatcagttgagAGTCATCAGGTGAACCCTTACAGAGACCTGAAGATTTAAAAGAagtcagcaggggtgggggtgtctaggtggctcagttggttaaatgtctgcctttggctcaggtcatgatttcagggtcctgggattgagccctgtgttggactccctgcttagcagagagtctacgtctccctctgccccactccccactcgtgctcttgcaagcttgcttgcttgctttcaaataaaatcttcaaaaaaaataataagtgtcagccagagaactttttaaaaatgcaaattgtaggggcacctaggtggctcagtgggttaaagcctctgccttcggctcaggtcatgatcccagggtcctgggattgagccccaaatcgggttctctgctcagcagggagcctgctttgtcccctttaaaaaaaaaaaagcaaattgtatcatttttcatctgctgcttcattgttctCAGGCCCGGGTCCCTCCTTGTCTCTCCAGGCTCACCTCACAATTCTTCCAGCACCTTCTTATTCCAACACGTGCTAAGTCCAAACTTCCTCTGCCCTTTGCCCAGCTGGACCAGCAGGACTAGCAAGGTCTTATGTGTCAGGGTCTTCTAACCAAACTTCCTGAGAGGTACTTTATCTTTGTAGTCTAGTTAGTGCCTAGAACAGCACCTGCCTCATATATACTAAGCATCTATAAATAGAAGTCattgtgaaaaatgagaaaaggaaggtGATTAATTTGTCACAGAGTACGACACCAGGATATTGATTAAATAAAGGTCCAAGCCTGTGATGGGATACCACGTAGGCACCAAGATGCTATAGAGGAATATTTAATTATGTAACGTTTAGTGGCAGTGCTTGTATTAAGTAAAAAGGTTAAGAATCTGAAGACAGTGGAGAAAAATTTGTGGTTATGGTATGTGAGAGGAGAGCTCCCAGAAGCGCGGACACCGGGCCTGTGGCCAAGGATGACAAGTGCAAGGCATGCCTGGATGGCCTGCCCTCACATTCATGGCCAGTGGAGGTCGAGGTTTCCACTGGGGTCAAGAGTGTCCGAGTTTCGCTTATACCTTCTTTGTTCCATTGCTCTAATGAGAAGCTGCTGAGAAGGTGGTCTGGGACATCTGATTAGAATTCACTAGAGAGTGAGGTCATTTGGGTCCCGGAGATTTACCACCCACAGGACAGTTGACGCTTAGAGCTCTGGGGCTTTGTAGAAAAGTCAAAAAGGTCTGATACCACTTGAAAGAAAAAACCCTTCACTGGAGTTTTCTTCATGTGCTTCAGTGAAGGCTGGTTGAATCCCTGATGGTTGCCTCCTGATAGAATAATGGTGGCTTCCAGTGACCAGTTCTATCTGTGGCTATATAGGAGAGCTTGGGCCAGCTTCTAGACAGTGGTCTTGGAGCCGATCTCACTACAGGGATCTAGACAGGGGTTGGAGTCCATTGATATGGCTAGAAGCCATGGCTAGTCTACAGATTTGAACAGTAGAGGGGAATAGAGTTCTCCTCAGTATGGGTGATCCTAGGACAGACATTTTAACTCAGAAGAGATGAACACTCAAATTTCCTTAGCTAGAGCCAAGACAATAACAAAACGTGGCCTGGCACATGTCCTTCCTAAAGGGGTCAAGGGCTTTATAGCTCCAACCAGTTCCAACCTAGAATCCTAGGTCCCTGCATCAAGACTTCCAACTTTTCAGGAGAACCTAGATATCTGGATTTTAATAAGAAATCCTTTAGTTTCTAAGTCACAgtatctaattaaaatatttgaaaacactttgggtcaaatgaaataattttgggGCCACATGTGGCCTAAGGCCATTAATTTCCGTCTTATTTCACATGGTTAGCCTGAGAAGTAAGGAGATAAAGTTTATGAAAGACTTTTGTCAGTGAAAAAAATCctgtaagaacatttttttttttttgagaagtttaaTTGGAATAACAAGTGACCTCTGTTTCTTAGAAGTGGAGAACTGGGTTATTGGGTCTTTGTAATGCTCGAGTTTTAGTCAGCAACTTGCAGTAAGTAAGATAAAACACAGCTTCCAGATCTTTAAAGATTTGTCTTAAAGAAGAGGTTATTATCAggcatcagagagagaggggtgaggggaagggtagagggagagggagagagagaatcccaagcagcctccatgGCCAGTGCAGAGTTCAGTGCCGGGCTCCATGCCAAGctcgacacagggctcgatctcacaaccttgagatcatgacctgggccaaaatcaagagttagatgcttaactgactgagccactcaggcagccctaTCATATTTCTGATGATCATTCTATATGTGCTGATTTGCAAATCTTCTATTTCATCACTCCATTTCAAACGTCATTTTATATCTACATAACCTCAATATCATAACCATATTAATACAATTATCAGTTATATTTTGGCTTCACCTAAAAAACTCAGGGAAAGAAACTACCTATTGtctcaaaaatgtctttcaaCAATGAGTTCTGTCCATTTTAAGTTACCTCTTGAGGGGAGGACTGATGTGGAAGGGATAGAGATGGATGTAAGACTTTTGTGAGTGTATTTTTCATAAGGTTTTAACTTTTGAATAATgcaattatttcatatattccaaaaaggtaaaaatacatcaaagagaaataaaaaccaagtgTACAACTAATCATATAAGCCTAacatgtcaggggcacctgggtggctcagtgggttaagcctctgccttcagctcaggtcatgttctcagggtcctgggatcgagccctgcattgggttctctgcgcagcgggcagcctgcttccccctctctctggctgcctctctgcctgctcgtgctcttgctctctctctgtcaaataaataaaatctcaaaaaaaaaaaataagcctaatATGTCAAATTTTAGCATCGCAGAGAAAAGGATTAAGTACTTTTGATAACCGTAATGTGCATATTTTTAGCTATACTCTAAAGACTAAAAAGTACTatagtcaggtcatgatctcagggtcttgaaatcGAGCTCTTCATCAAACCCTgcctttgggctccacactcagcaagaaatctgcttgagactctgtccttctctctctgcccctccaccccactctctcatgttctttaaaataaataaatacatcttttttaaaaaagtactacAGTTAAATGTTAAGCATTGCCTTGTAGTTTTATTGGTAGTAGTaacatgatttataatttttaaaattattgtatatatatagtaaGATAAATCTATCAATATTTGAACTGGAAATATTAGTATgaattcttgtgtgtgtgttgtgtgtttgttttcttagctCTGTTTACTAAAAGGGTCTGGAAGCAACAACAAGCCTGTCACCGTAAGTGCCCCTGTaaccagatcttggtttctaagtCCCATTCCCCCACGAAAAgggcatttttcagagaaaagatgGAGAGCGGGGTTCATCATTTCCCATGTTAAATTTTAGCCATATCAGTGACCTCAGATCAGGACAAACgagtgtttttttccttccatttctggtATCTCTAGGAATTTGCAGATTCTTTTTTGGGAGGCACTGCAGTTCATTACCAGATGATAAGGGAATATTGTTTAGAGAAAAATGCCACCTCGTAAGTGTAGAAAGaacaatagaatagaaaatagcCATTTTGCAATTCCTGAGGAAATAGTTGACTCAGGAAAGGATAATCAGAGACGCTGAAGAAGGGTCCTGGGGAGGAAGAGATTTGTGGAGTGCCCAGTGTTACCCCACAGACTGAGCAGCTCACTGACGTACGTTTATAACAGAGAAGTGCGGTGCCACGCTTTACTCTGGTTTTCAAActgaacatcactaatcaggAGATGATCTGATATTATGTGTCTCCTGACAGGATATATTAACCTAACAGCAACACCTGTGAAGTCTTGTTACTTGAAAAGTTTAATGTAAATCTTACCGAGTCCCTAGACCTATTTTCCAATTTACTGGAACAAACTAAGTGCcattacaaagaaataaacagattaaTCTAGAATGTGAGATTTCCTACAAGACGATTGGACAAGGTTTCAAAGAGTCACTATTTAAAAGTAGGAGGAGTGGATAAAACGTGAACTCGAGGAAAGGAGCCCCGTCAGCTGAGCAGGCCTGCCACTAACGCCAGGCGGTGGATTCTCCTGACGAACATAAACAACTTCACAGAACAAAAATCAGGGCACTCTGTGACCAAGACGGAGCAAGACAAAAACCAGACCACTCTGTAATCCTCTCTAAGGacagacaaaaacaagaacattgtCCAAACCACAAAGATGGCCAAACATCTCCCTTCCTTGCTTTGTTCCTCctgcttttagaaaaaaattaagaaaatcacagaacTGCCTTTGCTTTTTGTCAGCAGCCAGTCCAGAGCAAAACCACCAGGCCCTAACCCCTTCCTTACCAAAGAGAATTTCCAGTCCTTCACAgggctcttccccaccccaccgcccctgCAAAGAACCAGTCAATCCAGCTTTGTTCAAAGCACGTTCCCACAGAATCTGGAAGCAGGACATCCACAACTCAGACTAGATCTTGGTttggaaaaaatagaagacaactgTAAGACATTTTGAGGAAGaattatggaaatacaaatataGTCTGATATTAGGTAGTATGTAGAAAATCATGAGTTTTCTTGGGTGTGATAATGATGTTGTCATTATGTTGGAGAACataatgtttatgtatatatttaggcTTAGGATGTATGTTCAGTAGATTTTGAAGTGATTcagtaaattaagaaaatctaTTCATAAAATCATTGTGGTGAAATGTCGAGACTTGGTCGTGAATAGGTATGTATTTATCATGCAATTTCTTCAACTTATTTTTTCAATGTGCACTTTTTTGAGATAGTTGATGTATAGCATTGTATCACTTtaaaggtgtacaacataatggtttaatatgtatttgtttctaCTGCAAAATGATGGCCACAGTAAGTGGGGTTAACCTCCATTGCCACACATAGTTAAGCATTTTCTTGGGATGAGAACTTTTACTCttagcaacttctttttttaaagattttatttacttatttgacagagagagacacagcaagagaaggaacacaagtagggggagtgggagagggaggaggaggctccctactgagcagagagcccgatggggggctcaatcccaggaccctgagatcatacctgagcagaaggcagtcgtttaattgactgagacacccaggtgccccattctttaacttttaaaaataaacttacaaaagacacattttataaatgttttttaatgttgaaaaatgTCAGAtttagaagttgaaaaaaattctcacctccccagctctgccacttataaGCTAAATGAATGGAAACTGGGTTCTCtctttaaagtttaattttcttttctataaaacagagataataatagtattagTCTCATCTAATTATGAGGATTCAGTGATAATATTTAAAGTGctcagtaggggcgcctgggtggctcagtgggttaaagcctctgcctttggctcaggtaatggtcccagggtcctgggatcaagccctgcatcaggctctctgctcgacggggagcctgcttcctcctctctctctctctctgcctgtctcttctgcctacttgtgatctctgtcaaataaataaataaaatcttatttttaaaaacagtgttcAGTAAAGTGGTTGgcattttattactattattattatcataattatGAAGATGTTGTAAACATCTTTGTACTTAAATTTGTGAGTATTTATGACTTATACAACTCTCTACATCATAAGTTTCTGGACAGGGAATTTCTGGGAGAACAAATATGagtattttttagatttaaaaaagtttttaccAAATACCGTTCCACATGATTATATCCAGACCCACCCTAACGCTTGTGGGGTCCAGAACAGAAGGACAAGTAAAGATGTGCATATCCTATGTGTAAATACTTGAATCAAGCCACAGACTGTTCAGTAAAGTATGTTCCATCCTCCTACCTTGACAAACACACCTTTGTTATTACCTGGAAATCCAGTTTCAAATTCAGAATTCTTGGACACCTTGAAGTGGTAGGCTGGGATGTTCTGAATGGGTCCATAAACCAGGGGccacctttccttttcctcccgcCCCTGGTTTGACTCCACAGAGTCAAGGCAGACTTTCCTGTGCCTCCATGTGAACACACCAGCCTCAAGCTTCATATCTAAGGTTTATCCGTCACCCTGCAATCAGCCGCCTGCGGGCTGCCCCTGCAGGTCAGAGATGCACACACCAGCAGCACAGTCTGCCTTTGGGAacatggtgtaaggaagtgagaGTCCTGTTTAGTTCCTGACATGGGCTCTGGGCCATTTTTGCAGAGAAGTGCAGGGCCCTAGATGTCTGGAGACAGATCTAGAAGGGATGGGCCGTGGGCTCCAGGTGAGTCTGCTGTCTTCTGCTATGGTGTATTCCCCACATTCAGGAAGTCTGTAGCAGATCAGGGCCTGAATGGGGTCCTCTGAATTATGAAGAAGCTTCTCTTGTTTCTGTTGAAGTGGGTTtaaccagtttatattcccactgaAGGTGTCTATTTCATCACAGCATAATTAACACTGGATAATatcaagctttaaaaatatttacctatctagtacatgaaaaaaatctcagtgttTCAACTTGAATTTCTATAATCATTGTTAAACATTTTGGTACTTATGGGTCTTCTggatttcctcttttgtgaactAAGACaatcttaatttttaacttttttctattaAGTTGCAAGATCTTTCTGTATGTTAGAGAAATCAGCAATTTGCCATATGAGTTACACgtattttcctcctttgttttccCTTCCATTATAAGTACACGGTTGATTatctggaaatttttattttcattttttatgtggtCAAGACTGGTAGTCTTTCCCTTTATGACTTCTGGGGTTTGTGTCATGGTGGGAAAGTCGGTCTCCATGCCAACATTATCAAATTATTCGCCCACGCTTTGTTTCCCTCATAACAGTTTCGttgtttttacattaaaatatctgatccatctggaatttattttactGTAAGATTTGATTTAGGGCTCATGCTTCCCTTTCATTCCAAATGGCAAGCTCCCTGTCTCAActgcatttattaaataatccacCGTTTGGCGCAGATAGCCTGACTTGCACGTGGTAAGGTATAAACACACCTTAACTCCTTAACAACCCCCACGGTCTTCAAGGACAAAGACCGCCTTTCTTCGCCCAGACCCGTCTCCACAAATACTTGGGGAAACGGGAGAACTTGCTGGCAGCTACAAAGAAAGTAGTTAttgcaaagaagaaatgaaaagaattgtTATAAAGTTCTTAGTATGTCATTGCTACATATTAAGGTACCGCTAGTATTCTTTtgtttaggttttaaaaaaattatctaatgtTATATTAGGACAATGGTATTGACAATATAAAAGAAGGATGCTTGTTGCCTTCTTGGTCAAGACTGTTACTCCTTGCTGGCTTCAGTGCATGAGtcactccttcccctccctgtcctcaatcctccccaaatctcagtggctcgTAAGCCAAATGGCTGCACACCTATTCCCAGCTGACCtcagattttttctctttttctaattcaCATGGCTTACTGTCAGGATTGACATATtatgggggaagagggagaaaaacacaaCAGCAAAGGGGTTTTGCtcgtttgttttgcttttgctataactataataatgatgaaaaaggcTATTTCAAACCTAAGTTGATTTCATATTTACAAACCcggaatcctggctctgccagtcCTCCCCAGGTCTGTCCCCTGCTCCGCCTCTGCGTGCACCTGAGGCCTGCGGAGATTCTGAGCAGGGACTGCCACTTCACTGGGACACTGCTTCTGTCTGTTTGCCACCGAACTTCCCCCAGCTCAGAGCTTCTCAAGGCAGATTGATTGAGTCCCGTGAGCCCAGGTCTAGTGTCTGGACAATCCTGGGCAGTTGTGGCCACTCTGTTTCCCTTTTACCCACTGGAAAAGCGCCCTTATTATGCTGGGTCTGtgtccattctttttctttctttcttttttttttttttaagattttatttatttatttgacagagtggtCTGTGTCCATTCTGTTTAGTTCTGCTAAAACCAATTCAACAGAACAATTGGCAAATAACCTTGGCCAGCCTTGCTCCTGGTGGCTGAGGTGTCCTGGGAAGAGCCTGGTCTTTGTAATCAGACAGATCTGGTTCCAAAAGATAGGCTTGGCACTGGGGACCTGGGAGAGTCACTTAATCTCTGTGTGggatttcctcatctataaaacctGATCATGTGATATGGAAATATCCACAGGCAAATGGGCAAAGACCCGTGATCTGTAGCATAGCGATTGGGAAATGAGAAGGTCCCGAGAGAGCTCCCTGGGAATAAAGACCTCACGATGATGTCACTGGCGAGACTGCCCCTCTACAGTGTGCTCTTTTCAGTTGGAC from Lutra lutra chromosome 15, mLutLut1.2, whole genome shotgun sequence includes these protein-coding regions:
- the BECN2 gene encoding beclin-2, which translates into the protein MSSIRFICQGCRQPMKLDQFMGTLDPETTQESAASTFTSAQQEPGETLKHGPPTKAETDSEKLQDGASCSTHPGDGKMSRDTSNKFILLGKFDSARTLTNIQKTIRDIFDILTGEKDMDHPLCEDCTDKLLEQIDTQLVIVESENQSYKYWMGRICEEETKTLQEELEGLELEEARLVQELKEVEKNQERIAEDLEAARAETKMLDQQDEQYWRDYSYLQWQQLELQDELESMKNQLRHAQIQWGRLKKTSVFSATFEIRHDGPVGIINSFRLGCLSTTPVSWKEINMAWGQTALLLLALSNKIGLEFQRYRLIPCGNRSYLKSLTDDPVQLPLFCIAGQRTCSQVKFDQAMMAFLDCMQQFKEEAEKAKWGLCLPYRIHVESGLMEDSGSSGEFYSIKTHLNSEEQWTKALKLMLINFKCSLAWVSLRYQE